A stretch of Desulfobacterales bacterium DNA encodes these proteins:
- a CDS encoding TatD family hydrolase gives MKALIIDSHIHLDIIFTDHPDQISWLKANRIFPVSWAFSNHIESLNDLRNYLKQQASIIQKLNATTLPCRFLAGIHPRNIPSDLAAKDVGELLIPFLKDPLCLGMGEIGLESGNEKEVEIMTAQLALADTIKSMNKKIGIHTPRKNKTAITIKLLELLQDFSGIEPFTVIDHCSPETISGVLDRGYQAGVTLSPEKTSVEELKHMIQTFPANLDRIMCNTDSCMTFSKDLHRFFTDHSVADEIRNALCFKNASGFFNLIRC, from the coding sequence TTGAAAGCACTGATTATCGACAGTCATATTCACCTCGACATTATTTTTACCGATCACCCCGATCAGATCTCCTGGCTAAAAGCCAACCGTATTTTCCCGGTTTCATGGGCTTTCAGCAATCATATTGAAAGCTTGAATGATTTGCGCAATTATTTGAAACAGCAGGCGTCGATCATCCAAAAGCTTAACGCAACCACGTTACCGTGTAGGTTTCTGGCCGGTATTCATCCGCGAAATATCCCGTCAGATCTTGCGGCAAAGGATGTCGGGGAATTATTAATACCCTTTTTAAAAGATCCGCTCTGCCTGGGAATGGGAGAAATCGGACTTGAGAGCGGAAATGAAAAAGAAGTGGAGATCATGACGGCCCAGCTCGCACTGGCGGATACGATCAAGTCCATGAATAAAAAGATCGGTATCCATACGCCCCGGAAAAACAAGACCGCTATTACCATCAAACTGCTTGAACTGCTTCAGGACTTCAGCGGCATCGAACCTTTTACGGTTATCGATCATTGCTCACCGGAAACGATCAGTGGGGTTCTGGATCGGGGGTATCAGGCCGGGGTGACGTTAAGCCCGGAAAAAACCTCAGTTGAGGAACTGAAACATATGATCCAGACCTTTCCAGCCAATCTTGACCGAATCATGTGCAATACCGATTCGTGCATGACATTTTCAAAAGATCTGCACCGGTTTTTCACCGACCATTCGGTGGCTGATGAAATCCGAAACGCCTTGTGTTTTAAAAATGCCTCCGGATTTTTCAATCTGATCAGGTGCTGA
- a CDS encoding DegT/DnrJ/EryC1/StrS family aminotransferase: MKVLLLDLKQQYQTIKEEILKATEEIYESQYFILGPRVEQLETEIADYCGTAYSVGVSSGSDALLISLMAADIGPQDLVITTTYTFFSTAGAISRTGAKPVFVDIDPETYNISAGGIEKAILDMSPDERARLKAIIPVHLYGQCADMDPILKIADTFGLIVIEDAAQAIGSQYRGKRAGSMGAFGCFSFFPSKNLGAFGDGGIVTTDSDAAYEKLKILRMHGSHPKYYHSVIGGNFRLDALQAAIVSVKLKYLDEWTHARQNNAALYRKLFADAGLTDMIQLPAERQERHIYNQFVIKVPDKRDELRQFLLDAQIGVEVYYPVPLHLQQCFSDLGYQKGDFPAAEEAALKTLALPIYPELADAQQAYVVEKINEFYKN, translated from the coding sequence ATGAAAGTGCTTTTGCTTGATTTGAAACAGCAATATCAGACAATTAAGGAAGAAATTTTAAAGGCTACCGAAGAGATATATGAAAGTCAGTATTTTATTCTGGGCCCCAGAGTTGAGCAGCTTGAAACGGAAATTGCCGACTACTGCGGTACCGCGTATTCCGTGGGGGTCTCTTCCGGCTCTGATGCGCTTTTAATTTCACTGATGGCGGCGGATATCGGGCCTCAGGATCTGGTTATAACCACGACGTATACCTTTTTTTCAACGGCAGGGGCAATTTCCCGAACAGGGGCAAAACCGGTGTTTGTCGATATCGATCCGGAAACGTATAATATATCTGCCGGGGGAATCGAAAAGGCGATTTTGGACATGTCTCCGGATGAAAGGGCCAGACTCAAGGCAATTATTCCGGTTCATCTCTACGGACAGTGCGCCGATATGGACCCGATACTGAAGATCGCCGATACGTTCGGCCTTATAGTAATCGAGGACGCTGCTCAGGCGATCGGCTCTCAATACAGAGGTAAACGGGCCGGTTCCATGGGTGCGTTTGGCTGCTTTTCTTTTTTCCCTTCGAAAAACCTCGGTGCGTTTGGTGACGGAGGGATTGTCACCACCGATTCTGATGCGGCGTATGAAAAATTAAAGATTCTCCGGATGCACGGTTCGCATCCCAAGTATTATCATAGCGTGATCGGAGGAAATTTCAGGTTGGACGCCCTGCAGGCGGCTATTGTATCGGTTAAATTGAAATATCTCGATGAATGGACCCATGCCCGGCAGAACAATGCGGCGTTATACCGGAAACTGTTTGCCGATGCCGGATTGACCGATATGATTCAGCTTCCGGCTGAAAGGCAGGAACGGCACATTTACAATCAGTTTGTGATCAAAGTGCCGGATAAAAGAGATGAACTCCGTCAATTCCTGCTTGATGCTCAAATCGGCGTTGAGGTTTATTATCCGGTGCCGCTTCATCTTCAGCAGTGCTTTTCTGATCTGGGTTATCAGAAGGGCGATTTTCCCGCAGCGGAAGAAGCGGCCCTCAAAACACTGGCGCTTCCGATATACCCCGAGCTTGCCGATGCCCAGCAGGCCTATGTGGTAGAAAAAATAAACGAATTTTATAAAAATTGA
- a CDS encoding mannose-1-phosphate guanylyltransferase/mannose-6-phosphate isomerase, which produces MPDRKRPNIYAVLLAGGSGTRLWPVSRELYPKQLVNFIGDDSLVQLTVKRLPPEVTPGRIRIVCGEEHFFEIARHLEAIGIASHGNIIGEPCGRNTAPAILMAALNIFEQSEDAVICVFPADHVIRDLDGFHARVASAVSLAGQGHIVTFGITPHYPETGYGYIEGDRAVAAGALSIRRFVEKPDRQTAMEYLDAGNYFWNSGMFVFKASVIIEEFKTFEPELYRRIRDMRGAGSVTREAYEQLKNISIDVAIMERTQKGVVLPSDFGWSDIGSWKSLYDFLPKDSHGNVIDGDVISNDTENCFIMGHERLIATNSIRDMVVVETPDSVFVSDIDSSRNVKTIVEQLKRDGRKEYKAHQTVHHPWGVSTRLENRPGYQIVRLAIYPDSKLRIEALPSVVTQLVILEGRARINGDGRQRSLDQGQTFMVSGTQPVDVQPSDGGPLCLLQIQISPCDGKGQFVCR; this is translated from the coding sequence ATGCCTGATCGGAAGCGTCCGAATATCTATGCGGTATTGCTGGCAGGTGGCTCCGGAACCCGTTTGTGGCCGGTTTCCCGGGAACTTTATCCCAAACAGCTGGTTAATTTTATTGGGGATGATTCCCTGGTTCAACTCACGGTTAAACGGCTGCCTCCGGAGGTGACGCCCGGGAGGATCAGAATTGTTTGCGGGGAGGAGCATTTTTTTGAAATCGCAAGGCATCTGGAGGCGATCGGGATTGCCTCCCATGGCAACATCATAGGCGAGCCCTGCGGTCGAAACACGGCACCGGCCATCTTGATGGCCGCATTGAACATTTTTGAGCAGAGTGAAGATGCCGTCATATGCGTCTTTCCCGCTGATCATGTGATTCGGGATCTTGACGGGTTTCATGCCAGAGTGGCATCGGCCGTCAGTCTTGCCGGACAAGGCCATATCGTGACATTCGGCATTACGCCGCATTATCCTGAAACCGGATACGGTTACATCGAAGGGGATCGGGCAGTGGCCGCCGGAGCCCTTTCCATCAGGCGCTTTGTCGAAAAACCGGACAGGCAGACCGCCATGGAATATCTCGACGCAGGCAATTATTTCTGGAACAGCGGCATGTTCGTATTTAAGGCGTCTGTTATCATTGAAGAGTTTAAAACCTTTGAGCCGGAGTTGTATCGCCGCATCCGGGATATGCGCGGGGCAGGTTCGGTAACCCGTGAGGCTTACGAACAGCTGAAAAATATTTCCATCGATGTGGCCATCATGGAACGTACGCAAAAGGGAGTGGTACTCCCGTCCGATTTCGGATGGAGCGATATCGGGTCATGGAAATCGCTCTATGATTTTCTGCCGAAAGATTCGCATGGGAATGTGATTGACGGGGACGTGATCAGCAATGATACGGAAAATTGTTTTATTATGGGCCATGAACGGCTCATTGCCACCAACAGTATCCGGGATATGGTCGTCGTGGAGACACCGGATTCGGTGTTTGTTTCCGATATCGACAGCAGCCGGAATGTCAAAACCATCGTTGAACAGCTTAAACGGGACGGGCGGAAAGAATACAAAGCCCATCAGACGGTTCATCACCCATGGGGTGTTTCCACACGGCTGGAAAACAGACCCGGGTATCAGATCGTCCGGCTTGCGATTTATCCGGATTCGAAACTCAGGATCGAGGCATTGCCATCGGTTGTTACCCAGCTGGTGATTCTGGAAGGCCGGGCCCGTATAAATGGTGACGGGCGGCAACGCTCGCTGGATCAGGGGCAAACGTTTATGGTTTCCGGAACGCAACCGGTGGATGTTCAACCGTCTGACGGTGGACCGCTTTGTCTGCTGCAGATTCAAATCAGCCCCTGTGACGGGAAAGGGCAGTTTGTTTGTCGGTAG
- a CDS encoding DNA polymerase III subunit alpha, whose product MTDTSIPFVHLHIHTQYSLLDGAIRIDPLLKRAKEYGMDSVSITDHGTMFGVIEFYEKAKKAGIKPIIGCECYVAPRTIHDKTQLDSKSLSHLVLLARDDEGYRNLCKLASIAQLEGFYYKPRIDKDVLKQHCKGLVGLSACLQGEIPRLIKENSLKKADDVACFYRDLLGEDNFYLEVQNNGIELQDKVNQVLYDMSRRLSIPLVATNDCHYLDRNDARAHEVLLCIQTGKTIHDNDRFKFSTDQLYFKSKEEMASYFKDHLDAIENTVKIADRCNVEFKFGDYHFPKFDANSGMTADEIFDQEVRKGFEWRFGQLRAKNPDIDEALYRERLDYEVSVIKDMGFPGYFLIVSDFIRYAKENRIPVGPGRGSAAGSIVAYSMNITDLDPIEHGLIFERFLNPSRISMPDIDVDFCINGREKVFKYVVERYGGGDYVSQIITFGKLKTRAVIRDVGRALDIPLHEVDSIAKMVPDVLNISLDDALKQEPKLSDLVEQKPEVAELVNICRILEGLPRHASTHAAGVVIGDKPLVEYLPMYKGKKGEVVTQFDMKHVEKIGLVKFDFLGLRNLTVMEDALQLIASQNQTPPDLLDLDLSDPETYRLLADGDTTGVFQLESSGMKDLLVRLKPACFADITALVALYRPGPMGSGMVDDFVERKHGRKKVEYLLPQLEPVLKETYGVILYQEQVMKIAGVLASYSMAEADVLRKAMGKKNLEIMAQHRVRFVQGAEKNGIDAKKATYIFDLIEKFGGYGFNKSHSAAYALIAYQTGYLKAHFPVEFMAALLTSEMNSSDSVIKYVSECRSHNISVLPPDINESNKEFAVKGAQIRFGLVAVKNVGESAIDTIIESRKEGPFSSLFDFCERVDLRKVNKRVVEALIKCGAFDSTGANRCQMTAALEEAMEYGQMVQKKQADAQMSLFDMGPSTLKINIPSLPAIEEWDEKQLLIMEKESLGFYITGNPLSKYEEVLEKFTTADTVQILEKNDGDMVRIGGYIKGIKVIQTKKGDTMAFVTIEDLHGSVEITLFPSVYSRVYDLLQDDTPVLIQGKLQKDEKTAKILADQMIDMEAAEAVWTASIHFNLDITRTDKDLMGKLKGVLKRYPGPCRGFIHLSMPDQTETIISLPDYMTLKAGEKLTSEVNTLVGYPAVETCCSEAEPSTTASTGKAFYGKRKKE is encoded by the coding sequence CACATCTGGTGCTTCTGGCCCGTGACGATGAGGGCTATCGCAATCTGTGTAAACTGGCCTCGATCGCTCAACTGGAAGGCTTTTACTATAAACCCCGGATTGACAAGGACGTCCTGAAGCAGCACTGCAAGGGGCTGGTTGGGCTCTCCGCGTGCCTTCAGGGAGAAATTCCCAGGCTCATCAAGGAAAACAGCCTTAAAAAGGCTGACGACGTTGCCTGTTTTTATCGGGATCTGCTCGGGGAGGATAATTTTTATCTCGAGGTCCAGAATAATGGCATCGAGCTTCAGGATAAGGTCAATCAGGTGCTCTATGATATGAGCCGCCGGCTGTCAATACCGCTGGTTGCTACAAATGACTGTCATTATCTGGATCGAAATGATGCCAGGGCTCATGAAGTTCTGCTGTGCATCCAGACAGGAAAGACGATCCATGATAACGACCGGTTTAAATTCAGTACGGATCAGCTGTATTTTAAATCCAAAGAGGAGATGGCCTCCTATTTTAAAGATCATCTTGATGCCATTGAAAACACGGTAAAAATTGCCGATCGATGTAATGTTGAATTCAAATTCGGCGACTATCATTTTCCGAAATTTGATGCGAATTCCGGGATGACTGCCGATGAAATTTTTGATCAGGAAGTCCGCAAAGGCTTTGAGTGGAGATTCGGGCAGCTCAGGGCAAAAAATCCGGATATTGATGAAGCCCTCTATCGGGAGCGCCTTGATTACGAGGTGTCGGTGATCAAGGATATGGGCTTTCCGGGTTATTTTCTGATCGTTTCCGATTTTATCCGTTACGCAAAGGAAAACCGTATTCCGGTAGGCCCCGGCAGGGGGTCGGCGGCCGGAAGTATCGTTGCCTATTCGATGAATATTACGGACCTTGACCCCATAGAACATGGCCTGATTTTTGAGCGGTTCCTGAATCCTTCGCGTATCAGCATGCCCGATATCGATGTGGATTTTTGTATCAACGGTCGGGAGAAGGTATTTAAATATGTGGTGGAACGATACGGTGGGGGAGATTACGTCTCTCAGATTATTACATTCGGGAAACTCAAAACCCGGGCGGTTATCCGGGATGTGGGCAGGGCACTTGATATCCCCCTTCATGAAGTCGATTCCATTGCCAAAATGGTACCGGATGTGCTCAACATCAGTCTGGATGATGCGCTGAAACAGGAACCGAAACTGAGTGATCTGGTAGAACAAAAGCCCGAAGTGGCCGAGTTGGTCAATATCTGCCGGATACTCGAAGGACTTCCCAGACATGCATCGACTCATGCCGCCGGTGTCGTGATCGGCGACAAACCCCTGGTTGAATACCTCCCGATGTACAAAGGGAAAAAAGGCGAAGTCGTCACTCAGTTCGACATGAAACATGTCGAGAAGATCGGACTGGTCAAGTTTGATTTTTTAGGGTTGCGTAACCTGACGGTGATGGAAGATGCCCTTCAACTGATTGCTTCGCAGAATCAGACGCCACCGGACCTGCTCGATCTGGATCTGAGTGATCCTGAGACCTACCGGCTTTTGGCAGACGGGGATACGACCGGGGTTTTTCAGCTGGAAAGTTCCGGCATGAAAGACCTGCTGGTTCGGTTAAAGCCGGCGTGCTTTGCGGATATTACGGCTCTGGTGGCACTGTACCGGCCCGGGCCCATGGGCAGCGGAATGGTGGATGATTTTGTCGAGCGCAAGCACGGCCGCAAAAAGGTGGAGTATCTGCTGCCCCAGCTGGAACCGGTTTTAAAGGAGACCTACGGCGTCATTCTGTATCAGGAGCAGGTCATGAAGATTGCCGGTGTCCTGGCCAGCTACTCCATGGCAGAAGCCGATGTATTGCGAAAAGCCATGGGGAAGAAAAATCTTGAAATCATGGCTCAGCACCGTGTGCGGTTTGTTCAGGGCGCCGAAAAAAACGGTATCGATGCTAAAAAGGCTACCTATATATTCGATCTGATCGAAAAGTTTGGCGGATACGGATTCAACAAGTCCCACAGTGCGGCCTACGCCCTGATTGCATACCAGACCGGATACCTGAAAGCACATTTTCCGGTGGAGTTCATGGCGGCACTGCTCACCAGCGAGATGAATTCCTCTGACAGCGTCATTAAATACGTTTCCGAATGTCGGAGTCACAATATTTCCGTTCTTCCCCCGGATATCAACGAGAGCAATAAAGAATTTGCTGTCAAGGGGGCGCAGATCCGGTTCGGTCTTGTGGCCGTGAAAAATGTCGGGGAAAGTGCCATTGATACGATTATCGAGTCTAGAAAAGAAGGCCCTTTTTCCTCCCTGTTTGACTTTTGTGAGCGGGTGGATTTGCGGAAAGTGAACAAGCGGGTGGTTGAGGCTCTGATAAAATGCGGCGCTTTTGATTCTACCGGCGCGAATCGCTGTCAGATGACGGCTGCGCTGGAAGAGGCGATGGAATATGGGCAGATGGTTCAGAAAAAACAGGCGGACGCCCAGATGAGCCTGTTTGATATGGGGCCATCGACCCTTAAAATCAATATCCCTTCACTGCCCGCTATTGAAGAATGGGACGAAAAACAGCTCCTGATCATGGAAAAAGAGTCGTTGGGATTTTATATCACGGGCAATCCGTTATCCAAGTATGAGGAGGTGCTCGAAAAATTTACCACTGCAGATACTGTCCAGATTCTTGAAAAAAATGATGGGGATATGGTCAGAATCGGCGGCTACATTAAAGGTATCAAGGTCATACAGACCAAAAAAGGCGATACGATGGCCTTTGTGACGATTGAAGACCTGCACGGATCAGTTGAGATTACGCTGTTTCCGTCTGTCTACTCAAGGGTGTATGATCTGCTGCAGGATGATACGCCGGTACTGATTCAGGGAAAACTGCAGAAGGATGAAAAAACGGCAAAAATTCTGGCAGACCAGATGATTGACATGGAAGCGGCTGAGGCGGTATGGACCGCAAGCATTCATTTCAATCTGGATATCACCCGAACGGATAAGGACCTGATGGGTAAATTGAAGGGTGTTTTAAAAAGGTATCCGGGCCCGTGCCGCGGGTTTATTCATTTGAGTATGCCTGATCAAACCGAGACGATTATCTCGCTACCGGATTATATGACGTTAAAGGCCGGGGAAAAATTGACCAGTGAGGTCAACACGCTGGTGGGGTATCCTGCGGTCGAAACCTGCTGCAGTGAAGCCGAACCTTCCACCACAGCATCGACGGGTAAGGCCTTTTATGGGAAAAGGAAAAAGGAGTAA